The Aeromicrobium sp. Leaf245 genome includes a region encoding these proteins:
- a CDS encoding helix-turn-helix domain-containing protein has translation MSDLAAALGVVGSRWALLVVEALLDGPRRYGDLQRDLQAPTNILATRLRELEAAGVLTRLPLKHNTRAYQLTERGLALRDAIEALGRWGEEI, from the coding sequence GTGAGCGACCTCGCCGCGGCGCTCGGCGTCGTCGGGTCCCGGTGGGCCCTGCTGGTCGTGGAGGCCCTGCTCGACGGACCCCGCCGCTATGGCGACCTGCAGCGCGACCTCCAGGCGCCGACGAACATCCTCGCGACACGTCTGCGCGAGCTGGAGGCGGCCGGCGTCCTGACGCGCCTGCCCCTCAAGCACAACACCCGGGCCTACCAGCTGACCGAGCGCGGACTCGCCCTGCGCGACGCGATCGAGGCGCTCGGGCGGTGGGGCGAGGAGATCTAG
- a CDS encoding exo-alpha-sialidase, translating into MTHTHLPARVGATALTLMLTLLAACSQPAQDAPTALAFGHVHGLGPNPATGELWIATHDGLFTLDDGNPQRVEQAPHDLMGFTVTGPDQFAASGHPATAGATNPMGLVTSSDAGRTLDPISLTGQADLHAIDTTGTRVVAYDAVTQTVVESTDNGRAFTPLAQLPAIDVAIGPDDSVLVTGANYTLGQVIGGQTERVSTAPPLVYIDGDTTLAGISPAGLVWSSVDGQTWKGRGELPGQPQALTANDDAWYAATTTGIYESTDDGATWKAML; encoded by the coding sequence ATGACTCACACACACCTTCCCGCTCGGGTCGGCGCGACAGCGCTGACCCTGATGCTCACCTTGCTAGCTGCCTGCTCGCAGCCAGCCCAAGACGCCCCGACCGCTCTAGCGTTCGGGCACGTCCACGGCCTCGGCCCCAACCCAGCAACCGGCGAGCTGTGGATAGCGACCCACGACGGCCTGTTCACCCTCGACGACGGCAACCCCCAACGGGTCGAACAGGCCCCGCACGACCTGATGGGCTTCACCGTCACCGGTCCCGACCAGTTCGCCGCCAGCGGACACCCCGCAACCGCCGGCGCGACCAACCCGATGGGACTGGTCACCAGCAGCGACGCCGGCCGCACCCTCGACCCGATCAGCCTGACCGGGCAGGCCGACCTGCACGCCATCGACACCACCGGAACCAGAGTCGTGGCCTACGACGCGGTCACTCAGACCGTTGTCGAGTCCACCGACAACGGACGCGCCTTCACCCCGCTGGCGCAGCTGCCGGCCATTGACGTGGCAATCGGCCCAGACGACAGCGTCTTGGTCACCGGCGCCAACTACACACTGGGGCAGGTCATTGGCGGTCAGACCGAACGAGTCAGCACTGCGCCGCCGCTGGTCTACATCGACGGCGACACCACGCTGGCCGGGATCTCGCCGGCCGGGCTCGTGTGGTCCTCGGTGGACGGTCAGACCTGGAAGGGCCGCGGCGAGCTGCCCGGACAGCCGCAAGCGCTGACGGCCAACGACGACGCCTGGTACGCCGCCACCACGACCGGCATCTACGAGAGCACCGACGACGGGGCCACCTGGAAGGCCATGCTGTGA
- a CDS encoding aldo/keto reductase: protein MKHLSLNGLDVSRIGLGAMTMAGTYTSEGGLDDAESIRTIRRALDLGVTHVDTAEIYGPYLSEEIVGRAVKGRRDDVRIATKFGLVSHAGDGPGVIDSSPANVRNAVEGSLRRLGTDHIDLYYQHRVDPGTPIEETAGAVAELVAEGKVLHFGLSEASPDTIRRAHAVHPVSALQTEYSLWTRDVEAEILPLLRELGIGFVPYSPLGHGLLTGQITSVDDFADDDWRKTNPRFVGENFRRNLRLVEEVKAIGAEVGATPAQTALAWILTRGDDIAPIPGTRRVARVEENTAADRVQLAADQIHRLESLEAPSGARHDDANMASIDQ, encoded by the coding sequence ATGAAGCACCTCTCCCTCAACGGCCTCGACGTCTCGCGCATCGGTCTCGGTGCCATGACCATGGCCGGCACGTACACCTCAGAGGGCGGCCTCGACGACGCCGAGTCGATCCGCACCATCCGCCGGGCGCTCGACCTCGGGGTCACCCACGTCGACACCGCCGAGATCTACGGCCCGTACCTCAGCGAGGAGATCGTCGGCCGGGCGGTCAAGGGCCGCCGCGACGACGTCAGGATCGCCACCAAGTTCGGCCTGGTCTCCCACGCAGGCGACGGCCCGGGCGTCATCGACAGCAGCCCGGCCAACGTCCGCAACGCCGTCGAGGGCTCCCTGCGACGCCTCGGCACCGACCACATCGACCTCTACTACCAGCACCGGGTCGACCCCGGCACCCCGATCGAGGAGACCGCCGGCGCCGTCGCCGAGCTCGTCGCCGAGGGCAAGGTGCTGCACTTCGGGCTCTCCGAGGCGTCACCGGACACCATCCGTCGCGCCCACGCCGTGCACCCCGTCTCGGCACTGCAGACCGAGTACTCGCTGTGGACGCGGGACGTGGAGGCAGAGATCCTGCCGCTCCTGCGCGAGCTCGGCATCGGCTTCGTGCCGTACTCGCCGCTCGGACACGGCCTGCTGACCGGGCAGATCACCTCGGTCGACGACTTCGCGGACGACGACTGGCGCAAGACCAACCCGCGGTTCGTCGGGGAGAACTTCCGGCGCAACCTCCGTCTCGTCGAGGAGGTCAAGGCCATCGGCGCCGAGGTCGGTGCCACGCCGGCCCAGACCGCTCTCGCCTGGATCCTCACCCGCGGCGACGACATCGCCCCGATCCCCGGGACCCGACGCGTCGCCCGCGTGGAGGAGAACACGGCGGCCGACCGGGTACAGCTCGCCGCCGACCAGATCCACCGGCTCGAGTCGCTCGAGGCACCGTCCGGAGCCCGGCACGACGACGCGAACATGGCGTCGATCGACCAATGA
- a CDS encoding NADPH-dependent F420 reductase, translating to MTSVLGIIGTGAIGGTLARLAIAAGIDVVLANSRGPETLTELVEQLGPGARAATVADVAHDADVVVAAIPLNAHTDLPTDALAGKVVLDTTNYYPQRDGRIEALADGSSTASELVQSHLAHSHVVKAFNNITFASLGNGARPSGDEDRVTLPIAGEDAAAKARAAELLDTLGYDALDIGGLADSWRTEPGTPAYCDPYMPAWPTERLTLDELVAWLLAAPVIPQSAEQVDALVASAVRGPAGGFFPDVA from the coding sequence ATGACCTCTGTCCTCGGCATCATCGGCACCGGCGCGATCGGCGGAACTCTCGCCCGCCTCGCCATCGCTGCCGGCATCGACGTCGTCCTCGCCAACTCCCGCGGTCCCGAGACACTCACCGAGCTCGTGGAGCAGCTCGGTCCAGGAGCCCGGGCGGCGACCGTCGCCGATGTCGCTCACGACGCCGATGTCGTGGTCGCGGCGATCCCGCTGAATGCCCATACGGACCTGCCCACTGACGCGCTCGCCGGCAAGGTTGTCCTCGACACCACCAACTACTACCCCCAGCGCGACGGCCGGATCGAGGCGCTCGCCGACGGCTCCTCGACCGCGAGCGAGCTCGTGCAGTCCCACCTCGCGCACTCCCACGTGGTCAAGGCGTTCAACAACATCACCTTCGCGAGCCTGGGCAACGGCGCGCGCCCGTCCGGCGACGAGGACCGCGTGACCCTCCCCATCGCCGGTGAGGACGCAGCGGCCAAGGCGCGTGCCGCCGAGCTGCTCGACACGCTCGGCTACGACGCCCTCGACATCGGCGGCCTGGCCGACAGCTGGCGCACCGAGCCCGGCACCCCCGCCTACTGCGACCCCTACATGCCCGCCTGGCCCACCGAGAGGCTCACCCTCGACGAGCTCGTCGCCTGGCTCCTCGCAGCCCCGGTGATCCCGCAGTCCGCCGAGCAGGTCGACGCATTGGTGGCGAGCGCCGTACGCGGCCCCGCTGGCGGCTTCTTCCCCGACGTCGCCTGA
- a CDS encoding ImmA/IrrE family metallo-endopeptidase translates to MSNSIFFEPGRLRQAREVALLNKKEVAEASGVSAAAIGQYEAGISTPRPDTLIRLADALDVPVEFFEPGRPLQALDTSDTYFESLRATTAKQRNAATSFAEQVWELSHALETHVRFPQIDLPNPHSPADITYTPEAAARATRASWELGSEPVGHLVAQLESRGVICCLAPQTPAGVARIDAYSTLKFPRPVVVLTADRADDILRHRFSAAHELGHLVLHHGVPSGETWLERQADAFAAEFLTPAVKLREELPGRLHFPTLYNLSERWGVSVTSLIFRGKELGIYSESTARRGYIRLAQVPQTARPIREYDGEVPSMLRAAFELAEARGVTAGTLAAELRWKPRRVRQLLGAVDDPRPQLRVVR, encoded by the coding sequence ATGTCGAACAGCATCTTCTTCGAGCCCGGGCGCCTCCGGCAGGCCCGGGAAGTCGCCCTGCTGAACAAGAAGGAGGTGGCTGAGGCTAGTGGGGTCTCGGCCGCCGCCATCGGGCAGTACGAGGCCGGCATCTCGACCCCGCGCCCGGACACTCTGATCCGGCTGGCCGATGCACTCGATGTACCCGTCGAGTTCTTCGAGCCGGGGCGCCCCCTCCAGGCTCTGGACACGAGCGACACCTACTTCGAGAGCCTGCGCGCGACCACGGCCAAGCAGCGCAACGCAGCCACGTCGTTTGCTGAACAGGTATGGGAGCTCTCGCACGCGCTCGAGACTCATGTGCGGTTCCCGCAGATCGATCTGCCCAACCCTCACAGTCCCGCGGACATCACCTACACACCGGAGGCCGCGGCCCGCGCAACGCGCGCCTCGTGGGAGCTCGGTAGCGAGCCCGTCGGGCACCTCGTGGCGCAGCTGGAGTCGCGGGGCGTCATCTGCTGCCTTGCGCCGCAGACACCCGCCGGGGTGGCGCGTATCGACGCCTACTCGACACTGAAGTTCCCTCGTCCTGTGGTCGTGCTCACCGCTGATCGGGCCGACGACATTCTTCGTCACCGGTTCAGCGCGGCGCACGAACTCGGACACCTAGTTCTGCACCACGGGGTTCCCTCTGGCGAGACCTGGCTCGAGCGTCAGGCCGATGCCTTCGCGGCTGAATTTCTGACGCCGGCCGTCAAGCTGCGTGAAGAACTGCCCGGCCGTCTCCACTTCCCGACTCTGTACAACCTCAGCGAACGGTGGGGAGTCTCCGTCACGAGCCTCATCTTCAGGGGCAAGGAGCTAGGCATCTACTCCGAAAGCACGGCTCGTCGCGGGTACATCCGATTGGCGCAGGTCCCTCAGACCGCACGCCCTATCCGGGAGTACGACGGCGAGGTTCCTTCAATGCTGCGTGCGGCGTTCGAGCTCGCCGAAGCGCGAGGCGTCACCGCCGGGACCCTCGCCGCTGAGCTTCGTTGGAAGCCCCGACGCGTCCGGCAACTTCTTGGCGCGGTCGACGACCCTCGGCCACAACTGCGCGTGGTGCGTTAG
- a CDS encoding GNAT family N-acetyltransferase — protein sequence MDWDASVSLTSWADKVAAQRAAARAGRLVPLVLVNGGGDVLGEISFAIDPRTGVAELSIWLSANTSAPARAWAWRTALTHVVGLPATIHGVVAPVAVTNPAPGRMLTELGFTRRATANQLRPYDGVPTDHDIWWLPRTTWVETAPSPPTRVAGRARVATLSAFAPMLLPFARVAVRRGRRVLHRSTKPSAQLPHAHEHGVRLPHDGFGTVTIDGSPAGVADIRHDHGSSTLEVWTDLKDLDTAHRVAQALQDLADTTGARRLAWSVRPSSVEQAAATAIGLALEGHTSPPVWARDDPHELWARAQNRPHPTPTATNPQPKEP from the coding sequence GTGGACTGGGACGCGTCGGTGTCGCTGACCTCGTGGGCCGACAAGGTTGCCGCTCAGCGGGCCGCGGCACGCGCCGGGCGGCTGGTCCCTCTCGTCCTGGTCAACGGTGGCGGAGATGTCCTGGGCGAGATCTCCTTCGCCATCGACCCCCGCACCGGTGTCGCCGAGCTGTCGATCTGGTTGTCCGCGAACACATCAGCACCAGCACGCGCGTGGGCGTGGCGCACCGCCCTGACCCACGTGGTCGGGCTGCCGGCCACCATCCACGGCGTCGTCGCACCCGTAGCAGTCACCAACCCAGCCCCGGGGCGGATGCTGACCGAGCTCGGCTTCACCCGACGCGCGACCGCCAACCAGCTTCGCCCGTACGACGGCGTCCCGACCGACCACGACATCTGGTGGCTCCCCCGCACCACATGGGTCGAGACGGCGCCTAGCCCGCCGACGCGAGTGGCCGGCCGGGCACGGGTGGCGACGCTCTCTGCGTTCGCCCCGATGTTGTTGCCGTTCGCGCGAGTGGCCGTTCGACGCGGCCGACGGGTCCTGCACCGCTCCACAAAACCATCGGCCCAGCTTCCACATGCCCACGAGCACGGGGTGCGTCTACCCCACGACGGCTTCGGGACCGTCACCATAGACGGCTCGCCCGCCGGAGTCGCGGACATACGGCACGACCACGGGTCATCAACGCTCGAAGTCTGGACCGACCTCAAGGACCTCGACACCGCACACCGAGTAGCCCAGGCACTACAAGATCTCGCGGACACCACAGGCGCACGGCGCCTGGCATGGAGCGTCCGACCTAGCTCAGTCGAGCAGGCCGCAGCAACAGCCATCGGGCTCGCCCTCGAGGGGCACACGTCGCCACCGGTGTGGGCTCGCGACGACCCGCACGAGCTGTGGGCTCGAGCGCAGAACCGACCACACCCCACCCCAACCGCCACCAACCCTCAACCGAAGGAACCCTGA
- a CDS encoding helix-turn-helix transcriptional regulator, which translates to MTTDGRPADPREELRAQIREFLSTRRARITPAQAGLPAFGGERRRVAGLRREEVAVLAGVSPQYYIRFERGDATGVSDSIIDGVAHALQLDAAERAHLLDLLRAASAPRRAAARRKPSGPVQVRPAIQRLLDSMSDSPAMVMNGRLDVLAANAAGRALFSPVYDYDGEIPNTALYVFLGPDARRYFRDWEKVASDTVSILRAEAGRDPHDRDVSDLVGRLSTCSDEFRVRWAAHDVMIHSHGVKRFHHPIVGDLDLPFETLPLGDSVTSVVAYTAEPGSPSHDAVALLSSWTADETDKVTRRS; encoded by the coding sequence ATGACCACCGACGGCCGTCCCGCCGACCCCCGGGAGGAGCTCCGCGCCCAGATCCGCGAGTTCCTCTCGACGCGACGTGCCCGCATCACCCCCGCGCAGGCGGGCCTGCCCGCCTTCGGGGGCGAGCGTCGCCGCGTGGCCGGCCTGCGTCGCGAGGAGGTCGCCGTGCTGGCCGGCGTCTCGCCGCAGTACTACATCCGCTTCGAGCGCGGCGACGCCACCGGCGTCTCCGACAGCATCATAGACGGCGTGGCCCACGCGCTGCAGCTCGATGCAGCCGAGCGCGCCCACCTGCTCGACCTGCTGCGCGCGGCGAGTGCACCCCGGCGCGCGGCCGCACGCCGGAAACCCTCCGGCCCCGTGCAGGTGCGCCCCGCGATCCAACGCCTCCTGGACTCCATGAGCGACTCGCCCGCGATGGTGATGAACGGTCGCCTTGACGTCCTCGCCGCCAATGCCGCCGGACGGGCACTGTTCTCGCCCGTGTACGACTACGACGGCGAGATCCCCAACACCGCGCTGTACGTGTTCCTCGGGCCCGACGCCCGTCGCTACTTCCGCGACTGGGAGAAGGTCGCGAGCGACACCGTCTCGATCCTGCGCGCGGAGGCGGGCCGCGACCCGCACGACCGTGACGTCTCGGACCTGGTGGGGCGATTGTCGACCTGCAGCGACGAGTTCCGCGTCCGGTGGGCCGCACACGACGTGATGATCCATTCCCACGGCGTGAAGCGGTTCCACCACCCGATCGTCGGCGACCTCGACCTGCCCTTCGAGACGCTCCCCCTCGGCGACTCCGTGACGTCCGTGGTGGCCTACACCGCCGAGCCCGGCTCGCCGTCGCACGACGCCGTGGCACTCCTCTCCAGCTGGACCGCGGACGAGACCGACAAGGTCACTCGGCGGTCCTGA
- a CDS encoding DUF3152 domain-containing protein: MSGARRRHPTKSELTVRRLSVAVAALAAATLLVAAGVAGRTAPPRPDPAARIAPSLSTPPAPATPATKAPEPAAARPTPAPDPTTVPKAADGTFTAATSTGERVGEAGTVITYRVEVEDGLGLKLSRFTRAVDATLGDRRGWTATGERSFRRTPDAALRVVLASPATTDRLCAPLRTRGEVSCRNGNDVVINGKRWVQGVDSYDNLGKYRQYVINHEVGHALGFNHQPCPAPGAKAPVMLQQTLGLDGCAANPWP; encoded by the coding sequence GTGAGCGGCGCTCGGCGGCGCCACCCGACCAAGAGTGAGCTGACGGTTCGGCGGCTATCGGTAGCCGTGGCCGCACTCGCTGCGGCGACGTTGCTGGTGGCCGCCGGCGTCGCAGGCCGGACGGCACCGCCACGTCCCGACCCCGCCGCCCGGATCGCCCCCTCCCTCAGCACACCACCAGCCCCCGCAACACCTGCCACCAAGGCGCCAGAGCCAGCCGCGGCGAGGCCAACGCCAGCCCCTGATCCCACGACCGTCCCCAAGGCGGCCGACGGCACGTTCACCGCGGCCACGAGCACGGGTGAGCGCGTGGGTGAGGCCGGCACCGTCATCACGTACCGGGTGGAAGTTGAGGACGGGCTTGGGCTGAAGCTCAGCCGGTTCACCCGCGCCGTCGACGCCACCTTGGGTGACCGACGGGGCTGGACCGCCACCGGCGAACGTTCGTTCCGTCGCACCCCAGACGCGGCTTTGCGTGTGGTGCTGGCCAGCCCGGCGACGACCGATCGCCTGTGCGCGCCGCTACGCACCCGGGGTGAAGTGTCGTGTCGCAACGGCAACGACGTGGTCATCAACGGCAAACGGTGGGTCCAGGGCGTCGACTCCTACGACAACCTGGGCAAGTACCGCCAGTACGTCATCAACCACGAGGTCGGACACGCCCTCGGGTTCAACCACCAACCATGCCCTGCGCCTGGCGCCAAGGCACCGGTCATGCTCCAGCAGACCCTGGGCCTGGACGGATGCGCGGCGAACCCATGGCCATGA
- a CDS encoding DUF4396 domain-containing protein → MTNNVPDWLTPIAWAFIALAVLSAALIAIDIYGRGRRHRTVATEVVWVCSGLYLGPAALWLYFKSGRAPARTGHVDRDSAASAASVSLPGGAASAVAHLVGVPLVLASGLTIAGIDLWVMLLVIGALAIVLLFTFERTAATGLSVGAAAGAAVLTVLAFDIGMAGWMLLLHFNEYMPPASEGSFWFLMQIGIVLGLATGYPVAAVLARRNGAATAAITR, encoded by the coding sequence ATGACCAACAACGTCCCGGACTGGCTCACACCCATCGCCTGGGCGTTCATCGCCCTTGCGGTGCTCAGCGCAGCTCTCATCGCCATCGACATCTACGGCCGTGGACGCCGGCACCGCACCGTCGCCACCGAGGTCGTCTGGGTGTGCTCTGGTCTCTACCTCGGACCCGCAGCACTATGGCTGTACTTCAAGAGCGGTCGAGCTCCTGCCCGCACCGGCCACGTCGACCGCGACTCCGCAGCGTCGGCGGCGAGCGTCAGCCTGCCCGGCGGGGCGGCCAGCGCCGTTGCGCACCTCGTCGGAGTGCCCCTGGTCCTGGCCTCGGGCCTGACCATCGCGGGCATCGACCTGTGGGTCATGCTGCTGGTCATCGGGGCACTGGCCATCGTGCTGCTGTTCACGTTCGAGCGAACCGCCGCGACAGGGTTGAGCGTCGGCGCCGCAGCAGGCGCAGCGGTGCTGACCGTGCTGGCGTTCGACATCGGCATGGCCGGCTGGATGCTGCTGCTGCACTTCAACGAGTACATGCCCCCCGCTTCGGAGGGGTCGTTCTGGTTCCTCATGCAGATCGGCATCGTTCTCGGCCTGGCCACCGGCTACCCGGTCGCCGCGGTCCTGGCACGCCGCAACGGTGCCGCCACAGCAGCCATCACGCGGTAG
- a CDS encoding SDR family oxidoreductase, whose amino-acid sequence MTDQQTWLITGAGRGLGTDIARAALAAGHAVVATARRAESITEALGEHDHLLAVALDVTDPQASERAVAAAVERFGSLDVLVNNAGSFQAGFFEEMAPEAFRLQLETTLFGPTHTIRAALPQMRAQRSGLIVTVSSTAAIVVNGVFQTAYAASKFGIEGFMEALASEVAPFGIRTQTVVPGFFRTELLSPQSTQYAEPSIEDYADTTRATVEAWKGMDGQQGGDPAKLGRAIVDLAALEEPPMRFIAGADAVAATEAKAQTLLDQADAHRKLSASLGHDG is encoded by the coding sequence ATGACCGACCAGCAGACTTGGCTCATCACCGGCGCCGGACGCGGCCTCGGCACCGACATCGCCCGCGCGGCCCTCGCTGCAGGACACGCCGTCGTCGCCACGGCACGCCGCGCCGAGAGCATCACCGAGGCACTCGGCGAGCACGACCACCTCCTTGCCGTCGCCCTCGACGTCACCGACCCGCAGGCCTCCGAACGAGCCGTCGCCGCCGCGGTCGAGCGCTTCGGCAGCCTCGACGTGCTCGTCAACAACGCCGGCAGCTTCCAGGCCGGCTTCTTCGAGGAGATGGCCCCCGAGGCGTTCCGTCTGCAGCTTGAGACCACGCTGTTCGGGCCGACCCACACCATCCGCGCCGCTCTGCCACAGATGCGCGCCCAGCGATCGGGGCTGATCGTGACCGTGTCGTCGACCGCGGCGATCGTCGTCAACGGCGTCTTCCAGACCGCCTACGCCGCGTCGAAGTTCGGGATCGAAGGGTTCATGGAGGCTCTGGCGTCGGAGGTCGCGCCCTTTGGGATCCGCACCCAGACCGTGGTCCCCGGGTTCTTCCGCACCGAGCTGCTCAGCCCGCAGTCGACCCAGTACGCCGAGCCCTCGATCGAGGACTACGCCGACACCACGCGTGCCACGGTCGAGGCGTGGAAGGGCATGGACGGCCAGCAGGGCGGCGACCCGGCCAAGCTCGGCCGGGCCATCGTCGACCTGGCGGCCCTCGAGGAGCCCCCCATGCGCTTCATCGCCGGAGCTGACGCCGTGGCCGCCACCGAGGCCAAGGCACAGACCCTCCTCGACCAGGCCGACGCCCACCGCAAGCTGTCGGCGTCGCTGGGTCACGACGGCTAG
- a CDS encoding SDR family NAD(P)-dependent oxidoreductase, whose product MARHHQDLSVVDGATVLVTGANSGIGFHAARQLAGAGAQVVLACRDVAAGQAAADEIGRGALVEHLDLASLDSVRALVDRWGGPLDLLVNNAGVMAPPTRRSTQDGFELQYGTNHLGHVALTAGLLPVLLESERARVVTVASLAHHAGDGSILEAGHPASYDARRAYGNSKLGNVFLGRELHRLAAEAGAPLASVVCHPGVSSTRLFSSRDGMGARAAVRIAARLAGPVFLQSSAQGATAILDAATTAPSGAYRGPQRLKETRGPIGDARLSDHALDLDLQRRAIALALEQTGSTLAL is encoded by the coding sequence ATGGCGCGACACCACCAGGACCTGAGCGTCGTCGACGGTGCGACGGTGCTCGTCACCGGCGCCAACAGCGGCATCGGGTTCCACGCCGCCCGGCAGCTGGCCGGCGCCGGTGCTCAGGTGGTCCTGGCGTGCCGCGACGTGGCAGCGGGGCAGGCAGCGGCGGACGAGATCGGCCGCGGTGCCCTCGTGGAGCATCTCGACCTGGCGTCGCTGGACTCCGTGCGTGCGCTCGTCGACCGATGGGGCGGGCCGCTCGACCTCCTGGTGAACAACGCCGGGGTCATGGCCCCGCCGACGCGGCGGTCGACCCAGGACGGCTTCGAGCTGCAGTACGGCACGAACCACCTGGGCCACGTCGCGCTCACGGCCGGACTGCTCCCCGTGCTGCTGGAGTCCGAGCGGGCACGCGTGGTCACGGTCGCGTCACTGGCGCACCACGCAGGAGACGGCTCCATCCTCGAGGCCGGCCATCCCGCGTCCTACGACGCGCGGCGCGCGTACGGCAACAGCAAGCTGGGCAACGTGTTCCTCGGCCGCGAGCTGCACCGCCTCGCCGCGGAGGCCGGGGCGCCGCTCGCGTCGGTGGTGTGCCACCCGGGCGTCTCCTCGACGCGGCTGTTCTCCAGTCGCGACGGCATGGGGGCGCGGGCCGCCGTGCGCATCGCCGCCCGCCTGGCCGGACCGGTCTTCCTGCAGTCGTCGGCGCAGGGGGCGACGGCGATCCTCGACGCCGCCACGACGGCGCCCTCGGGCGCCTACCGCGGTCCGCAGCGGCTCAAGGAGACCCGCGGCCCGATCGGCGACGCCAGGCTCAGCGACCACGCGCTCGACCTCGACCTCCAGCGGCGGGCGATCGCACTGGCGCTGGAGCAGACCGGGTCGACTCTCGCGCTGTAG
- a CDS encoding VOC family protein, translating into MSLFITCPVESVERATAFYAALGWTLNQEMSDHNVSCFEIGSAQYVMLGSREMYAAVGGVEELVGGADTPSKVTVSFDLGSREEVDALVERAAGAGGRIGDIDDYPFMYQRQFDDLDGYHYSPFWMKPDADPEA; encoded by the coding sequence ATGAGCCTCTTCATCACGTGCCCGGTCGAGAGCGTCGAGCGTGCGACGGCCTTCTACGCCGCCCTCGGCTGGACCCTCAACCAGGAGATGTCCGACCACAACGTGTCGTGCTTCGAGATCGGGTCCGCGCAGTACGTGATGCTCGGCAGCCGCGAGATGTACGCGGCCGTCGGCGGCGTCGAGGAGCTGGTCGGTGGCGCCGACACCCCCTCGAAGGTCACCGTCTCGTTCGACCTCGGCAGCCGCGAGGAGGTCGACGCGCTCGTGGAGCGTGCCGCCGGTGCGGGGGGCCGGATCGGGGACATCGACGACTACCCGTTCATGTACCAGCGCCAGTTCGACGACCTCGACGGCTACCACTACTCGCCGTTCTGGATGAAGCCGGACGCCGATCCCGAGGCGTGA
- the yidC gene encoding membrane protein insertase YidC, with translation MLDPLKHVLSTLMSTAHALAENLGADPGGAVGWCLSIAAIVVVVRGLLLPLTVHQVRNARRMAVARPHLQEIAQRYKGRTDPDSVRAMMEERRALSAERGVSRLGCLPVLVQLPVWFALYHLISDVAAGSAVGSMDADQVALFDRAQLFGAGLADSGVLGQDGPHLAVVLTLAVVAAAVSFATQHFFAMPNTTTDGMPEAVQQATRLMPTLSSVGLLAAGAFVPVGLLVYWVFSQVWTLGQSFVVWRWFPTPGTRAAERSSARRTSAVEG, from the coding sequence ATGCTCGACCCGTTGAAGCACGTCCTGTCCACCCTCATGTCCACCGCCCACGCCCTTGCCGAGAACCTCGGGGCCGACCCCGGTGGTGCCGTCGGCTGGTGCCTCAGCATCGCCGCGATCGTGGTGGTGGTGCGTGGTCTGCTGCTGCCGCTCACGGTCCACCAGGTGCGCAACGCGCGGCGCATGGCGGTCGCCAGGCCCCACCTGCAGGAGATCGCCCAGCGCTACAAGGGACGCACCGACCCCGACAGCGTGCGCGCCATGATGGAGGAGAGGCGCGCCCTGTCAGCCGAGCGCGGGGTCTCGAGGCTCGGGTGCCTGCCCGTGCTGGTGCAGCTGCCCGTCTGGTTCGCGCTGTACCACTTGATCTCCGACGTTGCCGCCGGCTCGGCCGTCGGGTCGATGGACGCCGACCAGGTGGCGCTGTTCGACCGCGCCCAGCTGTTCGGCGCCGGCCTGGCCGACAGCGGCGTGCTCGGACAGGACGGCCCGCACCTCGCCGTGGTGCTGACCCTCGCCGTCGTGGCCGCGGCCGTGTCGTTCGCGACGCAGCACTTCTTCGCCATGCCCAACACGACGACGGACGGCATGCCGGAGGCGGTGCAGCAGGCCACGCGCCTGATGCCCACGCTGTCCTCCGTCGGGCTGCTGGCGGCGGGCGCCTTCGTGCCGGTGGGGCTCCTCGTCTACTGGGTCTTCAGCCAGGTGTGGACGCTGGGTCAGTCGTTCGTGGTGTGGCGCTGGTTCCCGACGCCGGGCACGCGGGCGGCGGAACGATCGTCAGCGCGACGGACGTCGGCCGTCGAGGGCTGA